A single region of the Marinobacter salinisoli genome encodes:
- a CDS encoding HesB/IscA family protein, with product MTAEVFTPTVAVTMTDSAVKHVRKQLEKQPEAKGIRLFIKKSGCSGFKYETQWAENVEADDRVFHVDGVDIIVKEEHLPLVNGIEIDFVTVGVNSMFQYRNPNATAECGCGESFTVA from the coding sequence ATGACAGCTGAAGTCTTCACCCCGACCGTCGCCGTCACCATGACCGACAGCGCGGTTAAACACGTGCGGAAGCAACTGGAGAAACAGCCCGAGGCCAAGGGCATCCGGCTGTTCATCAAGAAAAGCGGCTGCTCTGGCTTCAAGTACGAGACCCAGTGGGCCGAGAACGTCGAAGCCGACGACCGGGTGTTCCACGTCGATGGTGTCGATATCATCGTTAAAGAGGAACACTTGCCGCTGGTGAACGGTATCGAGATTGATTTCGTCACCGTTGGCGTCAACTCCATGTTCCAGTACCGCAATCCCAACGCCACCGCCGAATGTGGCTGCGGGGAAAGTTTTACTGTTGCCTGA
- the sufT gene encoding putative Fe-S cluster assembly protein SufT translates to MQEREVVLTKREVEARLVPAGTEIMIPADTFVTITQSLGGSFTVAVNGNLARIEGQNADALGKKPLESSFETPADGSVNENQVWEALRNCYDPEIPVNVVDLGLIYECKIENGTEDGNHVYIKMTLTAAGCGMGPVICDDVKHKTEQVPNVDKVTVDLTFDPPWSNDMLTDEAKLELGML, encoded by the coding sequence ATGCAAGAACGGGAAGTGGTCCTGACCAAGCGCGAAGTAGAAGCGCGCCTTGTCCCTGCCGGCACGGAAATCATGATCCCGGCCGACACCTTCGTGACCATCACACAGTCACTGGGCGGCAGTTTTACCGTGGCAGTCAACGGCAATCTGGCCCGCATTGAGGGCCAAAACGCCGACGCCCTGGGCAAAAAACCTCTGGAAAGCAGCTTCGAGACACCCGCAGATGGGTCGGTGAACGAGAACCAGGTCTGGGAAGCGCTGCGCAACTGCTACGACCCGGAGATCCCGGTCAACGTGGTGGACCTGGGCCTCATCTACGAGTGCAAAATCGAGAATGGCACCGAGGATGGGAACCACGTGTACATCAAGATGACCCTGACCGCAGCCGGTTGTGGTATGGGACCAGTCATCTGCGATGATGTGAAACACAAGACCGAGCAGGTGCCCAATGTAGACAAGGTAACCGTTGACCTGACCTTCGATCCGCCCTGGAGCAACGACATGCTCACCGACGAAGCCAAGCTGGAACTGGGAATGCTCTGA
- a CDS encoding SufE family protein encodes MTASEQDFKTNPLGTETTLDDVTDAFEFLDDWEERYAYIIDLGKQLPSFPDDARVEENYVHGCQSQVWLIHHYDEDSGRLYLLIDSDAMIVRGLAAIILVALNGKSPRELLTTDIDELFEELDLFRHISPTRGNGLRAMVGKIRDIAAAQAA; translated from the coding sequence ATGACCGCAAGCGAACAGGACTTCAAGACCAACCCGCTAGGCACCGAAACCACGCTTGATGACGTGACCGATGCGTTCGAGTTCCTGGACGACTGGGAAGAGCGGTACGCGTACATCATTGACCTGGGCAAGCAGTTGCCGTCGTTTCCGGACGATGCCCGCGTGGAAGAAAACTACGTCCATGGCTGCCAGAGCCAGGTATGGCTGATTCACCACTACGACGAAGACAGCGGCAGGCTGTATCTGCTGATCGATTCCGACGCCATGATCGTGCGCGGCCTGGCGGCAATTATTCTGGTGGCCCTGAACGGCAAATCACCCAGAGAATTGCTGACCACGGACATCGACGAGCTGTTTGAAGAACTCGATCTGTTCCGTCACATCTCCCCCACCCGGGGTAACGGTCTGCGGGCCATGGTCGGAAAAATCCGGGATATTGCCGCAGCTCAGGCAGCCTGA
- a CDS encoding flagellar assembly protein T N-terminal domain-containing protein, with product MACSRLSVAPLARCFGLLALLVLSVPASGVELEGVGHATIHHGDVETARAQARQSALRDLALQYEAQVSTRDTLENGVLTESRMQVAANARAHNARIVDEVRRGNLMRVVVRADMSRGNSCAAGDAAGLKKRVAVTGFPLLFPEQARLGQLQDAGEMLPQQLQANLRNGNRVQVFNASATSMFGDLANAPTEPRGDNRLNNVLEVARELGVQFVVTGVIRDIGVADPAAWGTSVLNRMQRTLGAADQSRRFVVDLMVFDGFSGSPVYQEQFQASADWDVAAGAADGFASAGFQQSSFGQAVSQVLSDMTGAVIAAVACQPFMTRIVRVDGNRVTLDSGATAGLRPGDELHIYRSTRYFDAPGSTPELRDAGVSVTLNNVHPDFSNGRMMTPGGQVNIQRDDIAIVW from the coding sequence ATGGCTTGTTCCAGGCTGAGTGTTGCGCCGCTGGCACGGTGTTTTGGGCTGCTTGCCCTGCTTGTGCTGTCTGTGCCGGCTTCGGGCGTCGAGTTGGAAGGCGTCGGGCACGCCACGATTCATCATGGCGATGTCGAGACTGCCAGGGCGCAGGCTCGTCAGTCGGCGCTGCGGGATCTCGCGCTGCAGTATGAGGCGCAGGTCAGTACCCGCGATACCCTGGAAAACGGTGTGCTGACGGAGTCTCGCATGCAGGTGGCTGCCAATGCCCGGGCTCATAATGCCCGGATTGTGGATGAAGTTCGCCGCGGCAATCTGATGCGGGTTGTCGTGCGGGCCGACATGTCCCGTGGCAACTCCTGCGCGGCCGGTGACGCTGCTGGATTGAAAAAACGGGTGGCCGTCACCGGGTTTCCTCTGCTGTTTCCGGAGCAGGCCCGGCTGGGGCAGTTGCAGGATGCCGGCGAAATGTTGCCGCAGCAGCTGCAGGCCAATCTTCGGAACGGCAATCGGGTACAGGTGTTCAATGCCTCAGCCACCAGCATGTTTGGTGATCTTGCCAACGCGCCCACAGAGCCGCGAGGCGACAACCGCCTGAACAACGTACTGGAAGTGGCGCGGGAGCTGGGCGTTCAGTTTGTGGTGACTGGCGTCATTCGCGATATCGGCGTTGCTGACCCGGCGGCCTGGGGCACCTCCGTACTCAATCGTATGCAGCGCACTCTGGGGGCGGCCGATCAGTCACGTCGGTTTGTGGTCGATCTGATGGTGTTTGATGGCTTCAGTGGTTCACCGGTTTACCAGGAACAGTTCCAGGCATCGGCGGACTGGGATGTCGCTGCCGGTGCCGCAGATGGGTTTGCTTCGGCAGGCTTTCAGCAGTCGTCGTTTGGGCAGGCGGTGAGCCAGGTGCTGAGCGATATGACCGGGGCTGTTATCGCGGCGGTGGCCTGTCAGCCGTTCATGACCCGGATTGTCCGGGTCGATGGCAATCGGGTAACGCTGGATTCCGGGGCAACCGCCGGATTGCGTCCGGGTGATGAGCTGCACATCTACCGCAGCACCCGCTACTTTGATGCGCCGGGCAGCACGCCAGAGCTGCGTGATGCCGGGGTATCGGTGACCTTGAACAATGTGCATCCGGATTTCAGTAACGGGCGAATGATGACGCCGGGGGGGCAGGTCAACATTCAGAGGGACGACATCGCGATAGTCTGGTGA
- a CDS encoding LPP20 family lipoprotein, with the protein MPLRRILVPVFALLLSACAPVGGYQDGNRYDDGTRKLEPITVRVSGFGTYEDSVKDRLNTRKRLLARRASQLDAYRNLAERVYGTVIYGSSTVNDFVLRSDNFRTYVDSYIRGAKMVAVNEHSDGVVETVMELKLEPRFRACVAEVADDQVRDLCPIPVPRYNDSAGDVHSRGVDSLYYLD; encoded by the coding sequence ATGCCCCTTCGCAGAATACTTGTGCCTGTTTTTGCCCTGCTGCTATCGGCCTGTGCGCCGGTTGGCGGGTATCAGGACGGCAACCGTTATGACGATGGCACCCGCAAGCTGGAACCCATCACGGTTCGGGTGAGTGGGTTTGGCACCTATGAGGATTCCGTGAAGGACCGGCTCAATACCCGCAAGCGTTTGCTCGCCCGCCGTGCCTCGCAGCTGGACGCCTACCGCAACCTTGCTGAACGGGTGTACGGGACCGTGATTTACGGCAGTTCGACGGTGAATGATTTTGTCCTGCGCAGCGATAACTTCCGGACCTACGTAGACAGCTATATCCGGGGCGCCAAGATGGTGGCCGTGAACGAACACAGCGATGGTGTGGTCGAGACGGTGATGGAGCTGAAACTGGAACCCAGATTCCGGGCCTGCGTCGCTGAAGTGGCGGACGATCAGGTCCGGGACCTTTGCCCGATTCCGGTACCGCGTTACAACGACAGCGCCGGCGATGTCCACAGTCGGGGTGTCGATTCCCTGTACTACCTGGACTGA
- the traF gene encoding conjugal transfer protein TraF has protein sequence MKNNQLTKLSVAIGLSVSTASALASPAPFNSARAFGMAGTGVAVAHPGSAPLDNPALMAGNHHDWSDDFGLILPSANARAADEEEVLDQIDDLQDAITQFEASTANFDPATDDPQPVRDGAADLRDRLTAFDRDTVRTNLGAGLSLAVPSKTIAVGFFADASLTATVRGELANDDRALLDAVANASTAADVDAALDAVTDNGELTLDSSGSVLASAIGEVGISFARQFTLSDGSTFQLGFSPKYMELRTYQYTETVSGFDDDNADADDNMTEDNGFNVDIGAAYRFGDDGQWNAGVVVRNMIPMELESANTADQYTLKVDPMVTAGIAHSGDYHVVTAELDLTKKEAFGFEDDTQWLAVGAEFDALRYAQLRVGVRHNLASNDDNDGIAEETQLTAGLGVNLMGVRFDLGALYSDADVGAALEFGTAF, from the coding sequence ATGAAAAACAATCAGTTAACCAAACTATCCGTCGCCATCGGCCTGTCCGTCTCGACCGCGTCCGCCCTGGCCAGCCCGGCCCCGTTCAATTCCGCGCGCGCCTTCGGAATGGCAGGAACCGGTGTGGCAGTGGCCCACCCCGGCAGCGCTCCGCTCGACAATCCTGCTCTGATGGCGGGCAATCATCACGACTGGTCGGACGATTTTGGGCTCATTCTGCCTTCAGCGAACGCCCGCGCGGCGGATGAAGAAGAAGTGCTGGACCAGATTGACGACCTCCAGGACGCCATCACTCAGTTCGAGGCGAGCACGGCGAATTTCGATCCAGCCACCGATGACCCGCAGCCGGTGCGGGATGGGGCCGCAGACCTGCGGGACCGGTTGACCGCCTTTGACCGCGACACCGTGCGCACCAACCTTGGTGCGGGACTTTCTCTGGCAGTGCCAAGCAAGACCATCGCCGTCGGTTTCTTCGCCGATGCCAGTCTGACGGCTACCGTGCGCGGCGAACTTGCCAATGACGATCGGGCCCTGCTGGATGCCGTCGCCAACGCATCAACGGCAGCGGACGTTGATGCCGCCCTGGATGCGGTGACCGATAACGGCGAACTGACCCTGGACTCCAGCGGCAGCGTCCTTGCCTCAGCCATTGGTGAAGTCGGCATCAGTTTCGCCCGCCAGTTCACGCTGTCCGATGGCAGCACCTTCCAGCTCGGGTTCTCACCGAAGTACATGGAACTGCGGACCTATCAGTACACAGAAACCGTCTCCGGCTTTGACGACGACAATGCAGATGCCGACGACAACATGACCGAAGACAACGGATTTAACGTGGATATCGGCGCCGCCTACCGCTTCGGGGACGACGGCCAGTGGAATGCGGGCGTGGTGGTCAGGAACATGATTCCCATGGAACTGGAGTCGGCAAACACCGCCGACCAGTACACCCTGAAGGTAGATCCCATGGTGACCGCGGGCATCGCCCACTCCGGGGACTACCATGTCGTCACTGCGGAGCTGGATCTGACCAAGAAAGAAGCCTTCGGGTTTGAAGATGACACCCAGTGGCTGGCCGTGGGCGCTGAGTTCGACGCCCTCCGCTATGCCCAGTTGCGAGTTGGTGTTCGCCACAATCTGGCCAGCAACGACGACAACGACGGCATTGCGGAGGAAACCCAGCTGACCGCTGGCCTTGGCGTAAACCTGATGGGCGTTCGCTTCGATCTGGGCGCGCTTTACAGTGATGCAGACGTGGGCGCCGCCCTGGAATTCGGCACCGCGTTCTAA
- a CDS encoding multifunctional CCA tRNA nucleotidyl transferase/2'3'-cyclic phosphodiesterase/2'nucleotidase/phosphatase yields MQTYLVGGAVRDELLGLEVKDRDWVVVGATPDQMLAKGFKQVGADFPVFLHPKTREEYALARTERKQGRGYHGFQIYSAPDVTLEQDLQRRDLTINAIARDEQGQIIDPFDGQTDIRNRQLRHVSEAFAEDPLRILRIARFAARFEPMGFRVCQDTMELMRTMVADGEVQHLVAERVWQEIQRALQENEPGTFFEVLRHCGALDALLPELTASNQFEHAVAALRCVHRNGGTVAQRFAAVLSPIPEPDIARRTKALKAPNDCQTMARLIASLQPVLINGSDEPLAPDTLLELLDKTDLWRRAQRFDAVLEVLPCILPDSAQASVRSLRLAATAASGVVPKDLLAQGFKGKALGEAIQQERLKRISRALVSDNP; encoded by the coding sequence ATGCAAACCTATCTGGTGGGCGGAGCTGTCCGCGATGAACTGCTGGGCCTGGAGGTCAAAGACCGCGACTGGGTGGTGGTCGGCGCAACGCCGGACCAAATGCTGGCCAAGGGTTTCAAGCAGGTAGGCGCGGACTTTCCGGTCTTCCTGCACCCCAAAACCCGCGAAGAATACGCCCTGGCCCGCACCGAACGAAAGCAGGGCCGCGGCTATCACGGCTTTCAGATCTACAGTGCTCCAGACGTTACCCTGGAGCAAGACCTGCAACGGCGTGATCTCACCATCAACGCCATCGCCCGGGACGAGCAGGGACAGATCATCGATCCCTTCGACGGCCAGACCGACATTCGGAACCGCCAATTGCGCCATGTATCGGAGGCCTTTGCCGAAGACCCTTTGCGCATTTTGCGGATCGCCCGCTTTGCTGCCCGCTTTGAACCCATGGGTTTTCGGGTCTGCCAGGACACCATGGAACTGATGCGTACCATGGTCGCAGACGGCGAGGTCCAGCACCTGGTGGCCGAACGGGTTTGGCAGGAGATCCAACGAGCCCTGCAGGAAAACGAACCCGGCACCTTTTTTGAGGTGCTGCGCCACTGCGGTGCGCTCGACGCGCTGCTTCCCGAACTCACCGCATCAAATCAATTCGAGCACGCCGTTGCTGCTCTGCGCTGCGTCCATCGCAACGGCGGAACCGTGGCACAACGGTTTGCGGCCGTACTTTCGCCGATTCCCGAACCCGACATCGCCCGGCGGACCAAAGCCCTGAAAGCCCCCAATGACTGCCAGACCATGGCGCGGTTGATCGCCTCCCTGCAACCCGTCCTGATCAATGGTAGCGACGAGCCGCTTGCGCCAGATACACTACTTGAACTGCTCGACAAGACCGATCTCTGGCGTCGGGCACAAAGGTTTGATGCCGTGCTGGAAGTTCTGCCCTGCATACTGCCCGACAGCGCGCAAGCCAGCGTCCGGTCATTGCGCCTGGCCGCAACCGCAGCCTCCGGGGTCGTGCCGAAAGACCTACTGGCGCAGGGATTCAAAGGCAAGGCGCTGGGTGAAGCCATTCAGCAGGAGCGACTCAAACGTATCAGCCGGGCGCTGGTCAGCGATAACCCCTGA
- a CDS encoding acetyl-CoA C-acetyltransferase, producing the protein MRDVVIVAAKRTAIGAFGGGLSSLKADQLGTAVIKALMEETGISGEQVNEVILGQVLTAGCGQNPARQSAINAGLPASVPAMTINKVCGSGLKAVHMAVQAIRCGDAELLIAGGQESMSQSPHVLPNSRNGQRMGNWNMVDTMITDGLWDAFNDYHMGITAENIVDKYGISREEQDAFAAASQQKAVAAQGAGHFDSQIVPVSIPQRKGDPIIVDKDECPRDGVTGEGLAKLRPAFKKDGSVTAGNASSLNDGAAAVMVCSADKARELGLTPLATIKAHANAGVDPTIMGTGPIPASQRCLKLAGWSVDELDLIEANEAFAAQAISVNRDLGWDTDKVNVNGGAIALGHPIGASGCRVLVTLLHEMVRRDAHKGLATLCIGGGMGVALAVER; encoded by the coding sequence ATGCGTGATGTTGTCATTGTTGCTGCAAAACGTACCGCCATCGGTGCTTTCGGAGGTGGCCTTTCCAGCCTGAAGGCGGACCAGCTGGGCACTGCCGTCATCAAAGCCCTGATGGAAGAGACAGGCATCAGCGGCGAACAAGTGAACGAGGTCATTCTCGGCCAGGTACTGACCGCTGGCTGCGGCCAGAACCCGGCTCGCCAGTCTGCCATTAACGCGGGCCTGCCCGCCTCTGTGCCGGCGATGACCATCAACAAGGTCTGCGGTTCTGGCCTGAAGGCGGTTCATATGGCGGTTCAGGCTATTCGCTGCGGCGACGCCGAACTCCTGATTGCCGGCGGCCAGGAAAGCATGAGCCAGTCGCCACACGTGCTACCAAACAGCCGCAACGGCCAGCGCATGGGCAACTGGAACATGGTGGACACCATGATCACCGATGGCCTGTGGGATGCCTTCAATGACTACCACATGGGTATCACCGCCGAAAACATCGTTGATAAATACGGCATCAGCCGGGAGGAACAGGATGCGTTTGCCGCGGCCTCCCAGCAGAAGGCCGTGGCCGCCCAGGGCGCGGGCCATTTTGACAGCCAGATTGTGCCGGTCTCGATTCCCCAGCGCAAAGGCGACCCGATCATCGTCGACAAAGACGAGTGTCCGCGCGATGGCGTGACCGGCGAAGGCCTTGCCAAGCTCCGCCCGGCGTTCAAAAAGGACGGATCTGTCACTGCCGGCAACGCGTCATCGCTGAATGACGGGGCGGCGGCCGTTATGGTTTGCAGCGCGGATAAAGCCCGCGAACTGGGACTGACGCCACTGGCGACCATCAAGGCACACGCCAATGCCGGCGTGGACCCCACCATCATGGGCACCGGACCGATTCCGGCGAGCCAGCGCTGCCTGAAACTGGCCGGCTGGAGCGTCGACGAGCTGGACCTGATTGAGGCCAACGAGGCGTTCGCCGCACAGGCTATTTCCGTCAACCGTGACCTTGGCTGGGATACCGACAAGGTTAACGTGAACGGCGGCGCCATTGCCCTGGGCCATCCGATCGGCGCTTCCGGCTGCCGCGTCCTGGTCACCCTTCTGCACGAAATGGTTCGCCGGGACGCCCACAAGGGCCTAGCGACTCTGTGCATCGGCGGCGGCATGGGCGTTGCCCTGGCGGTCGAGCGTTAA
- the trmL gene encoding tRNA (uridine(34)/cytosine(34)/5-carboxymethylaminomethyluridine(34)-2'-O)-methyltransferase TrmL: MLNVVLYEPEIPPNTGNIIRLCANTGCQLHLIEPLGFTLEDKQMRRAGLDYSEYASVKVHGSYGEFLEAERPARLFGFTTKGQHHYHEVSFEQGDYLMFGPETRGLPAQVRESLPAEHRLRVPMRPESRSLNLSNTAALVVYEAWRQMGFAGSV; the protein is encoded by the coding sequence ATGCTGAACGTGGTGCTGTACGAACCGGAGATACCGCCCAACACCGGCAATATCATCCGGCTGTGCGCCAACACCGGCTGTCAGCTGCACCTGATTGAACCCCTGGGCTTCACCCTGGAGGACAAGCAGATGCGGCGGGCCGGGCTGGACTACAGCGAGTACGCCTCGGTCAAGGTGCATGGCAGTTACGGGGAGTTTCTCGAAGCCGAACGGCCCGCGCGCCTGTTTGGTTTCACCACCAAAGGCCAGCACCACTACCATGAAGTGAGCTTCGAACAGGGCGATTACCTGATGTTCGGCCCGGAAACCCGGGGGCTGCCGGCACAGGTCCGGGAGTCACTCCCCGCCGAACACCGCCTTAGGGTACCCATGCGGCCGGAGAGCCGCAGCCTGAACCTGTCCAACACGGCAGCGCTGGTGGTGTATGAGGCCTGGCGGCAAATGGGGTTCGCGGGCTCCGTCTGA
- the secB gene encoding protein-export chaperone SecB, translating into MAENQQAAAGSDNQNQPQFALQRIYVKDLSFESPNSPLVFQEQWKPQVNLDLNTSHNKLSDNQYEVVLSLTVTAKIGEKTAYLVEIQQAGVFLVHGIEGPQLGQMLGAYCPTILFPYAREAIDGIVGKGSFPALMLAPVNFDAIYAQALKRKQEEGGDEASKEEQQTH; encoded by the coding sequence ATGGCTGAGAACCAGCAAGCCGCCGCAGGCAGTGACAACCAGAACCAACCCCAGTTTGCCCTTCAGCGCATCTATGTGAAGGATTTGTCCTTTGAATCACCGAACTCCCCGCTGGTGTTTCAGGAGCAGTGGAAGCCGCAGGTGAATCTGGATCTCAACACGTCTCATAACAAGCTTAGCGATAACCAGTACGAAGTTGTTCTGTCGCTGACCGTTACCGCCAAGATCGGTGAGAAAACCGCTTACCTCGTGGAAATCCAGCAGGCGGGTGTGTTCCTAGTGCACGGTATCGAAGGGCCTCAGCTGGGCCAGATGCTGGGTGCTTACTGCCCGACCATCCTGTTCCCGTACGCACGTGAGGCCATCGACGGCATCGTTGGCAAGGGTAGCTTCCCGGCCCTGATGCTGGCGCCGGTCAACTTCGATGCGATCTACGCCCAGGCTCTGAAGCGCAAGCAGGAAGAGGGTGGCGATGAGGCCAGCAAGGAAGAGCAGCAGACTCACTGA
- a CDS encoding rhodanese-like domain-containing protein, giving the protein MDRLIEFIFNHYILVSLFVAFLLAILVLESRRGGSKVSAQEVIRLINGDQAVVLDIRDRKDYGEGRITGAINIPLNSLKSRVAELSKYKDKQIIVADKMGQHSAMAVKQLNAEGFTNVARLNGGITDWKASNLPLVKK; this is encoded by the coding sequence ATGGATCGTCTGATCGAGTTCATTTTTAACCATTACATCCTCGTGTCACTGTTCGTGGCGTTCCTGCTGGCTATTCTGGTTCTGGAATCACGCCGCGGCGGGAGCAAGGTGTCCGCTCAGGAAGTCATTCGTCTGATCAATGGCGACCAGGCGGTGGTTCTGGATATCCGGGATCGCAAGGACTACGGGGAAGGGCGCATTACCGGAGCCATCAACATCCCTCTGAACAGCCTGAAGAGCCGCGTGGCGGAGCTGTCCAAATACAAGGACAAGCAGATCATCGTGGCGGATAAGATGGGGCAGCACTCGGCCATGGCCGTTAAGCAGCTGAACGCCGAGGGCTTCACCAATGTGGCTCGCCTGAATGGCGGTATCACCGACTGGAAAGCCAGTAATCTTCCGCTGGTGAAAAAGTAA
- the gpmM gene encoding 2,3-bisphosphoglycerate-independent phosphoglycerate mutase, whose product MTATRKPTALIILDGWGHRDPAEDNAISNANTPFWDTLWQSHPKTLINTSGMFVGLPQGQMGNSEVGHMNLGAGRVVYQSLTRIDKALEDGTFQNNEVLCAAIDKAVTGGRAVHLMGLFSPGGVHSHEDHILAAAEMAAARGAKEVYIHAFLDGRDMPPRSAKPSLEKAAAKLDSLGVGRVASIVGRYFAMDRDNRWDRVEGAYNLMTQGKAEFTAPDPVSALEQAYARDENDEFVKPTRIHSAGQPEGTINDGDTVLFMNFRADRAREMTRAFVEQNFQGFDRIKHPELADFVMLTEYAADIKTSCAYPPEQLSNGLGEYMAAQNKTQLRISETEKYAHVTFFFNGGLETPFEGEDRILVPSPQVATYDLKPEMSAPEVTDKLVEAIKSGKYDLIVCNYANGDMVGHTGKLDAAIKAAECLDTCVKRVVEALDEVGGEALITADHGNCEQMTDPATGQVHTAHTSDPVPLVYTGPRKVTLLDDGSLSDVAPTLLALMGLEQPSEMTGHSLVKAD is encoded by the coding sequence ATGACTGCGACCCGCAAGCCGACTGCACTGATTATCCTCGATGGCTGGGGCCACCGTGACCCGGCTGAAGACAACGCCATCAGCAATGCCAACACACCGTTCTGGGACACACTGTGGCAGTCCCACCCAAAGACCCTGATCAACACGTCCGGCATGTTTGTGGGACTGCCCCAGGGCCAGATGGGCAACTCGGAAGTGGGCCACATGAACCTGGGTGCCGGCCGCGTGGTGTACCAGAGTCTGACCCGCATCGATAAAGCGCTGGAAGATGGCACCTTCCAGAACAATGAAGTGTTGTGCGCCGCCATCGACAAGGCGGTCACCGGAGGCCGTGCGGTTCATCTGATGGGCCTGTTTTCGCCGGGCGGTGTGCACAGTCATGAAGACCACATCCTGGCCGCCGCAGAAATGGCCGCTGCACGTGGCGCGAAAGAAGTCTACATCCACGCCTTCCTTGACGGCCGGGACATGCCACCGCGCAGTGCCAAGCCGTCACTCGAGAAAGCTGCCGCCAAGCTGGACAGCCTGGGCGTTGGCCGTGTGGCGTCGATTGTCGGTCGCTACTTCGCCATGGACCGGGACAACCGCTGGGACCGCGTTGAAGGTGCCTACAACCTGATGACCCAGGGCAAGGCCGAGTTCACCGCGCCCGACCCGGTCAGTGCACTCGAGCAGGCCTACGCACGGGACGAAAACGACGAATTCGTTAAACCGACCCGCATTCACTCGGCAGGCCAGCCAGAGGGCACCATCAACGATGGCGACACCGTTCTGTTCATGAACTTCCGCGCCGACCGGGCCCGGGAAATGACCCGCGCCTTTGTCGAGCAGAACTTCCAGGGTTTTGATCGCATCAAGCACCCGGAGCTGGCGGATTTCGTGATGCTGACCGAGTACGCAGCGGACATCAAAACCAGTTGCGCGTACCCGCCCGAACAACTCAGCAATGGCCTGGGCGAATACATGGCCGCCCAGAACAAAACCCAGCTGCGCATTTCGGAAACCGAGAAATACGCTCACGTGACCTTCTTCTTTAACGGCGGGCTGGAAACGCCATTCGAAGGCGAGGACCGGATTCTGGTGCCCTCTCCTCAGGTTGCCACCTACGACCTGAAGCCGGAGATGAGCGCTCCGGAAGTCACCGACAAACTGGTGGAAGCCATCAAGAGCGGCAAGTACGACCTGATTGTCTGCAACTACGCCAACGGCGACATGGTGGGGCATACCGGCAAGCTGGACGCTGCGATCAAAGCGGCGGAATGTCTGGATACCTGCGTGAAAAGAGTGGTGGAGGCGCTGGACGAAGTAGGTGGCGAAGCGCTGATCACAGCCGACCATGGCAACTGCGAACAGATGACCGACCCGGCAACCGGACAGGTTCATACCGCCCACACCAGTGACCCGGTACCTCTGGTGTACACCGGCCCGCGCAAGGTAACGCTGCTGGACGATGGCAGCCTGAGCGACGTTGCGCCAACCCTACTCGCCCTGATGGGACTGGAACAGCCCAGCGAAATGACCGGGCACAGCCTGGTAAAAGCTGATTGA